In Rosa rugosa chromosome 4, drRosRugo1.1, whole genome shotgun sequence, the genomic stretch aaattaTTCTCAGCTAGATGTGAAAATTTAAAAGCTACCCCTTTTACTTATGGATGTTGGGTATACATTGGAGAGCAATTCTCGGGAAGTGGGAAGTTTTgtcataaaataaataaataaattagccaaagaaataaaagaggaagACGAATAACGTTGACCTTTAACTAAGGGATGAGGGATGCATATATCAATTTATTGCACCTGTTTACTGCTTTCTTTTTAGTCTTGCTGCCATGGTGCAGTCTTACACTTTTTGTGCCATCAATATTCAAGCTTATAGAATGAATATGATCTCTTAAAGaagaattcttttttttttcctcaaatttACTACAAGTCTCGTGTCATGTGTCGACCACAGGGTTGCACTCGTTTACTGTTTTAACTTTAGTCTTGCTGCTATGTTGCGGTCATACTACACTTTTTGTGCCATCAATCCACCAACTTATAGGATGAAAATGATCCCACAAAGAGGATTTTTTGCCCTTAAATTTATCGTAAGTGTTATTTGAATAGTTTCCATTTATCGATGACCAAGATAGATGAATTAAGATTATTGTTACTTGACTGCAGTGATAGAAAGGTTTGAAGATGCTGAGCAACGTAAACCTGGAGAAGTTTCAATTGCAGATCTTCCCGGTGTTCTGAAATTGAAGAATGAGTTCTGTGAAGCACAGGTGTGGTACTTAAAAGTTGTTATTCTTTTTGCCTTTCTTACGCTTGCTAATGTGGTACTTAAAAGTTGTTATCTTTTTGCCTTTCTTACGCTTGCTAATGTGGTACTTAAAAGTTGTTATCTTTTTACCTACTGCATTGACTTACGCTTGCTAATGTAACAACCATGCAGTCGTTGAAGGAATCACATATTCCTGATGCCCTCCTAGAAAGATTGGTGACAGATCCAAGAGAATTTCCTCCAGTTTGTCCCATCATTGGGGGAATTCTTGGGCAGGTGTGCCAACGTCCATCTTATTATATACAAGTAAAAGTGTTTACTTCCCAGCTAAAAATATAATCTAATGTTAATTCCCCAACATTGATAGTTTTGTACTGAACTTCTCAGGAggttatcaaagcaatatcAGGCAAAGGAGAGCCTCTCaagaatttcttcttctttgatgcTATGGATGGAAAGGGCATAATAGAGGACCTATCAAACAACACTGGAAGCTGAGCGGCCTTGTAGAGAGGGAAGTTGTAATTGTTGAAAGGTTGAAAGCAGGACAGTCCTAACTGCCATATAGTGTTGGTAATAGATTTTTCAGGAGGCTTGACCCCTTTTCAGGTAGCTTATAAAAATCCTACCTTTCTGGTTCGGATTCTGATTATTCATCTGTTGCTTGACTGTATTTGCTAGTGAACCTTACGCTACAAAATTTAATGATTGGCGATGTATGGTCACAATCGTAGTTATGCGTCTGAGTGCATTGTTCATCGGTTATCcaaatgttaaacaagttattATCTTGAAAACATATTGGTGGCTAGACTTGAAGTTTCTTCATTTATATGAACGTAGTAGCCACTATATCTAAATGGAGCGCATTTTGATTCCAAGAGTGGATCCATGTACCAAAATCTCAAGGTCCACCAAGTGACCCTGGTCATGATTCATTTCTTGAGGTTATGCGTAGTGGCTGATGAGCAATCAATTTTGTCTGGGGAAAAAGTTCAGAGGCAAAGGGATGTTCATTATAGCTGCATATACTTTAATCTTTGAGGTCAAGTCCATTGATGTTCATAATTTTATCTTCTATCCAGGTGTTTGCTAATGAGATTATGGAATCATAGATTCTTAAAATTTGTGTGGATGAGTTTTtcttaacaaaacaaaaatattatCTTGTTATTGACACTAGTCATTATTGACATTCTCACAAATTTTATTTCCATAGCTATCTTTCATAATGTTAAAATCTGTTGGCCGTTACAGGAGGATTTATGGAAGGAATACTGATACTATCAGATAGATCAAAATCATCGACTAAAGTTTATAACATTTCACAAACCTTTTTTAGGTAAAAGACTACTCAAGAGAATGTACTTACGACCAGGAAAGATTATTTACTTTACGTATATTATCTTCCCTTTTTATACTTTACAGAAAGGTTTCCTTTTACTATATACAGAATTTCcaaattggagaaaagaaagaaaatggtaACAACTAGAGGGAAAAGCAAAAGAATATGGAAAGCACAAAGCAGTAGGGTAGCTGAACAGAGGCTGTAATGATCGACTTTGCCACTATAAAGTATAAATCATGATTAGTGATTCAGTGATCCTGATTAATTCTTCCTCAATGCAAAGAATCACAAAAGAGTGggattcaaaaatcaaaatttcaaaagaGAAAATGATATTCAGAACGTGGTCAGTTCTTATCCTTCTTGACTGTgtttgaaaatcaaaattaaattaCCAAACTCATTATCCAGATAACcctttttcaattcaaaacatctacaAATTACATTCCTCACAGGACCCTACCATGGAAAGCCTAAAGGCAAATGACCCTAGTGTTAAAAGTCCTCAAGTGGAGAAGCTACAAGAGCAGTTCATGAATTTGCAACAAGAGTGGAAGTCATACAAACAGTCCTACCCCAAAACCAAGAGGAGATCATATTCTTCATCATCAAGCACCATGGCCAAAACCCGATCAAGGCACCTCATGTCTTCACTTCAGCACAGAATGTTTCCCTCGGAAGGCGATAATTGGAATGTCAGGACTAATGATTTTGCAGTGGAAGAGATCAGAAGAGACCGAAGGGCGGCGATTGAGAGTGGCAAGTTGAAGGGGAGGAGGCTGTTTGAGGATGAGCATGAAGAAACTGAGATTGGTTATGGAGGAGAAGAGAGTGAATGGGGTAGCTGGGATGATTGGGATCAGGAGAGTGAGGTGAGATCACTTCCATTATGTGGTTCTGGTGGTGAAGAAGTTGAATCAGGTAAGAGCAAAGAGATTAAAGTTTGTTTTCAGGATTCCATTTCATCTTTGACCTTTTCCCCATGTGGTGAGAAAATGAAGGAAGAAGAGAAACTGGTGACTGTGGAAGAGAAGGAGGTTGTTGAGAATGAAGGGGGTAATTGGGTAAGGTGCATTGTTGTGATCATGCATGTGCTTGCCATTGCTGCACTTATATTTGCAATTTGCAGTATCATGGGTCTTTATGGATATGGGAATGAACATTATGAGCTAATTCTAGTCCCAACGTGATATTCTCTCACTCTTATTAGTTAAAAGAAATATTATTCGAGTTCAATCACCCTCTGttatttttcttattactcCACGATTTTCATTTGCAGGTCAGATAAACGTTACATTCATAGTGTTTGAGACATATATaagatttttgttttcatttttttttttacagaggCAAATATGCATTATAAGCTAGGTATATCCATAATAAAGAGAGGCAAATATGCATTATCCATAATAAAGAGAGGCAAATATGCATTATAAGCTAGCATATGATCAGTAACTTCCATGTTCGAAATGGATCGGATACATATCATCAAGTGTTTTAGTCATTTTATGCCATCTTTGACTGTCTTCCTCATATGGCTTAAGATATGCTCAAAGGTTTCATCAGAGTTCTCAGTGGGATGGATGTGTATTCCTTCATATGTAGTCACCACAATTTCCTCATCTTTGGAAAGGCGTTGGACTTGCTTTTTCACATTGCACCCTTGATGTGTGCACTTGTAGTAACTTCTGCATAAATAGGCAAACAAGGGATGTTTTCAGGTGTACTGAACTGATATAGAAATCTAATAATGTATTCATTGTATTGATGAGAGTTTTCCGACATTatggaaatgaaaattttcaatataATTCCCATCACATAATTCGAAGTTTTGAACTAAAAACACCAATGAAGCATTCCTAAATCAATGGTGCATCAGAAAAATCCAACCTTCCATTTCCATTATTgggccttttctttttcttgattcAAGTGTGTTGAACATAATATTATTTTAAAAGCGTAAATGTGTAATGGGTATCATGCATGATGAAGCACAAAGTACCAAGTTTGATAAAGTTCATAAATTGGGGAAGAACTACAACAAGGAATTAAGCACCTTAGTTCCCATAGTAAAAGGACACAGTTACATTTTCATTCACTTATGTCAAACTAAGAAGATTTCCACTCTTGCatgaaaaataatttttctatttatccaTTTTAGTCAATGCAAATTTTGTATTTACAAGTGTACGGTAGGGCTTGCCTTATTTGCTTTCTATCGAGTGATGATAAGCTGATACCATATAGGCATATATTGGTACCATTGGTTGAAATAAGAGATGCATATAATGGCTTTGTATTGTTGGGCTTATTGGAAAAACCAGAAAAGTAATGTTCAAACTACTAAATTTCCTTACTATTAGATTTCCTTGAAATATAACACAACAAACAGCATACATAAAACAAGTATGACCAACTATAAAATAATCCCTAGAATTGTTAGTTTCTTTCAATATCTCATACTAGTTTTCTgctcacatgctctgcatgtgtaaaatttttataattattttattgagaaaagaaaaagttatttgataaaaaagaaaGTGGGATATTATCTGAATTGTGGGTGGTTATTGCAGTCATGGGTTGTTAACTTTCTGAAAATTAATTAGTTAACTTCTTTTTTATAGGAATTTTAATTTTGCTATTTACTATACTACCACtaaattattaaaaattatttaaaattaaTATAAGGTCTAAGGATTTTATTGTATTTTCACACCcactttggctaacaaagcctcttctcttaataatagtatagataaaacCAAAATTTACTCCGTAATTTCTTCACCATTACGAATTGATTCCTATAATCCAGCTTCCTCATCCCTTTAAATAAAACAAGTCATAGGTGTTTCATTGTTGTTTAATGGCATTCTTCATTCTTATCATTGAAAATGGAAGGTagataatatatgtatatatgcaaTCACACATTTATTGAGAAGAGTTTTTCATGGTGTGATTATTTTACACACATGTCAAACCTATATACAAAAACCTGACCATGTAATCTTGTATCAAAGAGTAAATTCATCTATAACTTGATGATAACAAGAAGAGACTAACCTGcacgtccaaaaaaaaaaaaacagagactAACCTGGGAAAGTTACTGTTCTTAACAGTTTTTTGCCCATATTTTCGCCACCGATATCCATCATCAAGTACATCAACTTGGCTCCTTGTTTGGAATGCAATTTTGTGCTTCTTGGTCTCCTTGTCACCACAGTCTTTCCTTATCGATTTCAATTTGTTCACTGAACTATAGGAGGTTCCGCATTTGTCCATCGGAACTGCATTGCTACTATGAACATGAGGAAACAATTGAGGAATATTTGAAGCAGTGCTCGATGAGAAATTAGGAGAAGCTAATGATGGTGAGAAACCAAAGAAACGTATTTGGTTGTGCTCCATTtgataagagagagagaaagagagagaggaattgTGATTAGAGCTGACAAGTATTTATTGTGAATTAAGGAATGATAAACGAGGTTAATGCATCTTGTAAAAGTGGACTTTGTAGAAAATTGTGGGCGGCGTTTAGTGGCCAACTTCCATAGTTCACTAACTACAGAGAAAAACTGACATAAGCTTTCTGTACATGAACAAGTCACACTAGTAAAGGAAGGCTAGCTATGTCGGCACGGATCATAGCCTTTTCATTTGAGTAGAAAATCTAGTTCAGTACAGGATCATTGGGAAATAAAAGGTAATGACTTTCTTGTTCTAACTATTATTAGGAAATTGAACGTATTCTTTTCACCAAATCCCTCACTTCACATAGTCATCTTGTGAGACTGAGTTGAAGTTCAAATTTGCGTGAAAATGATGATATGGAAAGCTAAAATTGCATGGTATATGACAATTTTGGGCAAATCAAAAGTGAATGGCATTGCTCCTCGTTAAAAAGTAAGGTAAAGATTTCTTCTTTGATAACAAGTAAGAAAATTTGACATAAACCCACCTTTCGATCATATGCAAGATATAGTCATATTTCAAGTTACCAGATGACGTTTTTCTTGTTCTGATAGTGTCAAGCAGCACTTTCTAAGATTCGGGTAGAAAACCGAGTGCACACTTCTCAATTTGTTCTTCAATGAAGTCCATTAAAGAGtttattaataaggaaataTGGAAATTCATAACAACTCATAAAGCTTTTTAGGGGTGAACATCTTTGTTGGAAGCAGTAAGGTGAAAGTTCATAATTTACTAGTACTAATTAGTTTTTCTTAACACCATTTGGATGAGCCGGAGCTGCTGTCTGTGGTGGTGGGTTCAGCTCATTCCATGCTTCAATCCAAGTAACCATGGCATCCCCTAGTTTCTGAAAGTAAGGATCAACTGGGCCGAGTTTTTCCTTGACACTCTTGGCAAGCACAATGTAGCATTGTTGAACAGTTTTGCACTCTTTTGGGAGAATGATGGACTGGAAAAATGGGATCATATCTTCCTGCCAGTAAATGCCTTTGTACTCTTTCTTCAGATTCACAAATGGGTTGCTTGCCTTGCTATGCCATATGTATGGCAGTCCTGTCTTAACCCCTAGCCCCAAATGGTCACATATCACCTAAAAGAACACATAGGGGAAGTTGTCATGTAGGCGGACCGCGGATATGCAAAAAAAGAAGACAGATCGTTATTGTATCTATCAATTATATATAACATCTCTCTCACAACATGCACACAAAATTTACGATTATATGATGACACTTACATACATTTTCGAGAACGGTGTTAAATTAATCTATGCAATTGAAAATTTAGGAGTCCAATTGAAAAGTGTCAGGTATGAAAATCCAAATAATTATAGGTATGATATCAAACAAGAGAAaattaaagagagaaaaaaacaaGGAAATAGGATATCTCATTGTTGTTGAAGCTGATTACCTTGGCACACCAGCCAGCCCACATATCATCATATCTGCCAATGGGCTGGCCATCACCCATGAGCCCAAAGTACATGGCTGGGCCTATCAGCTCCCTGTCAAAAGCCAGATTCATCCCACACATTGGGAAAAGGGTGCCTTTGGGGATTGTCATCACAGCATCAACATACCTACTTGAACTAAAGAAACTCAATCCTAAATTATTTTCACAACAACTAATGCCAACTTCACCATATGTTTGATCAAATTTGTTTATCAAATAATTGGTTTGTAATACCGGCATCTTATTTAAGAATGTGCCGGCTTTGAATCGATGAAATTATACCATATCATGGTGGAACAAGTTGGTATCTATACATATTCCAATATGTAAATGGGAAATGGGTTAACCTGGTGTTGCGCTCACGTGGCTTGACAAGCTGAGTCGGGGCATCGTAGTCAGGAATGTTGAGCCAAAGGCCATGAGAAATAGCGGTGGGCACGCCTTCCCGCAAGCTAAATGGATAGCCGCGAACAAAGTCCGCTCCTTCTGCAAACGGGTCATAGAGTGTGTTGAAGAACAATGGAGTTGATGGTTTAAGCAGGTTTCGGATGTGCTGTGCCAATGCATTTATCTCTTTCCCACTAGGATCCTTTGCCAcctttaaggaaaaaaaagcAATTATCGATGAAATTTGTCCACTAAATAAAGTGTCACTACATATCATGAGTCTATTTACATTAGACATTTGGAAAACAGATTTGATGAGTACATGCTTGACTAATTGAGAAACAAAACTTACAAAGCAGTCGTCATCAATGGTGAAGATGTACTTTTTCTTGGACACCAAGAAACCAAAGCAGCGACAAGCTGAGTCTTTGAAAGAAATGCAGCTAGCCTTAGGACCCAAGACCTTGTTGACATGGTCACGGTTATAGAGCTCGTAGTCGAACCCGTTAGGAACCCGAATAGCATTGGAGGGATCGCCGTCTTGTACGATGATGAGGTGGTAGGGTTGAAAGAAAGGCCTCCATTGCTCCAAGAAATCAAGGTTCCTGATAGTCGGGATCACAATGTCGAGCTCGTCTTTCAGATCAGCTACCACGGCCATCTTGAGAGTTATGCAGAGAGGTTGATGGAGGTGGTAggttggaatcaattgagatgatgaCCCATATATAGTTTAGCAGATAGAGGAGCGTAGGGTTTGGTTAATTTATGTTAGTAGCGAGGAAAAGGTGAATGCAAAAGAGAAACAAAGAGTGATGAATACTTAAAGGACGAGGTTGCGCAGAATTTATGGCATTGCCCACATGACTTTGCGTGAGTTGGTGAAATCTACATGAACACCATGGCTAGCTATAAacgttttctgggttttcatggGTTAGCCTAACCTGTGATTCAATGAAAACGTACGTGAAGCCATCTAACCTACCTGGGACCGTTTTAATCAGATTAATGCCGTTTTGGGACTTCAATTTTGAAACATGCATGAATTTTCACGCGACAGTAGCAGAACGGATAGACTTGGATTAAACAGTTGAAAGTTCTGTGTTTTGTGTTTCTAGTTGTTCTAGGTTTGGGCATGTATGTGACCAAAGCCAAGCTTGGTTTCGTTTACATTATGGATTACAATGCAAAAGATTAATGGACATAATCAGATAAAATCTATAAATTCCTGCTTGTTAAATCATTTATGGGTAACGTATGGAGTTAgcttgacgaagtggtgttagctcagtggttagagcacccactacctatgtacgaagtcatgggttcgagttaCCATGGGGCCAGGAGTGAAACCatttgatccttttttttttttttaaagtatgTAGTTAGCTTCAGTTTCAAGCTAGGGTGCATTTGGGCAGGTTCCTacttagggctgtcaattccgacacgacacgataacacgactcgaaacccgcacgaaattaagcgggttgaacccgcacaaTTAAAAAGCAGGTCGgcggtgggtcaacccgccatgacccatttaataaatgggtcggccacgggtcaacctgcCAACATGAAGTGAACCCGTCTAACCCGATTGTGCTATGTTTCTTCTTGAAAGTTTGGACGTTCGGAGTATTTGATAATaatattagacaatttgaaatattttgctttttaattattggatttaattatttatgaattatatataattatttatattcttcgttttgtggagtttttagtgaatttaattaatttatgcatttttttagttaaatgggtctcATTGTTAAagcttaaatgggtcattttgtctaatAAGGCACgacttatttattaaatgggttaagcgggttgaaaacgggtaacccgtttaataaacaggttgggtttgggtttaaatttttgacacgattattaaatgggttgggtttgggtttatatcttgcgacacgacaaataccttgacccgacacgaacccaacccaacacgacccattgacagccctattcCTACTTCCATGGATCTATGAGGTATCCAATATTCCAATATTAGGTCATTTTATTGatgggcaatgatatagggctTCAATGAGGCCCAAGATTTGTCACAAATCcgaggtgtcatgtcatgtaagcaaatacaaattttattttcaatttcaaataataTATCTTGTCATATCACACCATTGCAAACCAAGTTTacccttttatatttccttttagatgttagggggtgaatcaattacattaatgaatttaattaggtggcgaaaaaaaaaatcagctattaatctatactattattaagagaagatagTTTATTAGCCAAgatcaaaaattttgacagacTCTAAAAGATTAAataactttgagaattaattaaatcgcAAAGATAATTATGACATTTATAAAagatattttttattaaaaaaaaaactcataacccacttttctctcccattaTCTTTTGAGTATCTGCAATAaccgttttcttttttattttctaaaaaagaaaaaaactacttgtacatgcagagcatgtgtggagaaatgctagtTATGTACTAATTTAAGAGATTTGTCTacaaaccactgcaagtggcctagtggttcttgtctagttgggtgtgctcctcaacataggttcgaaccccgaagctgtcaaagtggccagacactgtgctgcaatgcacagttagagcatttcacatgcgctgaaggggtttatgttgggcctaggaagcttttgggttccccttgacaagtaaaaaaaaaaaaaaaaaaaaaaaaaaagagatttgtctacaaattctttgaccaatatttttcttcatttaattaaattatttcctataatttttctttccagatAGCATTAgaattaggtgtcaagaaataggcattaacttttctttcaaaatattgattaaattcatccaaaaaaatagcattggtaaattgaatttgaaaaatatgtatgtctaaattaagaggtaagaaaaatcCATATAATCTAAATATAAGgtaaaaaccaaacaaaaaatgATATACTCAAATATAACGTTTAAGCCCTAGCTACATGAAGAGAgacaaaatgaacaaaagaatatatatatataatcatatgaatatgtatttttcacattatattttcaaatttgtaggaacccaacaaaggttgaattcatatacatatgttatgcaaatctattgatcgaatgtgtgtgcaaatctattgattgaattacatgaaattttttctatcttgattgaagaaaaaaaaatgtggtgCTATTCGTACacctattttctctattcacaaaCCCGGTTAATTTATTtgttactttaatttaattgttttttttttacaaattaccccaTCTAACCTCTCttgcaattttgttttgtttttttttttttcttttttctatttggcaagtcaatcatcacCAAATCCTAAACCTTTATTTTCCCGTAGACACAgagaacttcaaaactctttataattttctcttttcttttccatcaaaaacttctctaacTTAGTCATTCTATCCTCTAATGTGATGGtttgaagtttaattatggCATAACAAGCAACTTGAATAACAAGCTACATTAGACATAAATTAAAGAGTTGAAAAATTAGTCATATCATCACTCTATAAAATGCTTTATGTCACTGGGAATGATATCTTGAATCAACGTTGCTTAATCAGATGTGAGAGGTTTTGGATCCTCTTTAGTTTAGGTGATATGCTTATACATTTCTTCAGTCTTGTATAGCAGTCATGACATACCTAAATCCCCAAACTTAGTTATATCGTGATTTTTCATTTGACCGTAAACTCTGTCACACTAATTGCAGAGCTTTTGACATATTAATTGCCCTTCGTCCTGCCCAtcatgttgtttttttttctttttttttttttatcaaataaacaactcaaatgcaaCAACTAGTCTTtagtgagtcgaactcacaacctccctcTTACGAATGGGAGAccatgccactagaccaaatggtactgggcatcatgttgttgttgttttatttattttttttctaatcagCAATGACATTCATGAGAAAAATGATTTATTACATAATGATGTTTAATttatgattgacttgccaaatagaaaaaataaaaaataaaaaataaaaaataaaaaataaaaaataaaaaataaaaaataaaaaataaacagaaacaaaattgcaAAGGAGGGTAGTTGggataatttgtaaaaaaaaattaaattaaagtaatagataaatagaggaagtgtgtgaatagagaaaatgggtgtgcgaatagcatcacccaaaaaaaattgttgtttaaattcAAGCATGAGTGAGATGACAAAGCTTCACTGCTCCTGCACTTGTTGTCTTTGCCATatagttgtagtgcaagtttggAGTCAGGGCCTTTTTTGGCCCCTTGAGTCAGTCATtttagagttccagtgtgaagtctagtggccATTTCTGTAAGGGATGTTgcctaaaactcgttgtaagcagttcattattaatgaagttcttcttgataaaaaaaaaaaaacaaaaaaattcaagcatgagtgtaatgaaaagaaaaaatgaaaaaaaaaataatagcaaattattttttttagaagaaagccaaaataacttAGAGTAATTAGATTTTAGATTGGTAAGATGATATTTTTCTTAAGAATTACATTGCACGAGttgacaaataggtgatgtgtgtaGATGACATGACATTACACCTAAAATTGAGGCCACAAAATTTAGGcttcattgaggccacaaatcattttccttttattGATATTATAGGTACAGtgattttaaacaaatctagTTCTTTGCTCGCACACCATAAACGAGACACAAATAACACACTCAGAGCCAAAAAATCTAAATCCGTAGAGGATCAAATCACGTATTGTATATATCTTTTCGTGCATTTGAATGCATGTTATGCATACCTTAATTCGATCACATCAGGTAAGGTTGTTTCATATCTACTAGCAACGCCAAAAAGAAGATagtaaagtgtaaaatcatcaTGGGATTTGTAGTATTGGATTCTCTTTATCTTATTGTGACATTATGATATAGCTAGCTTTCCCTTTACATCTAAGAATTTGTAAGGACTTTATAGACAATGGACATCGTTATGTATGGGTTGCATATGGGTCACATCTGATCCATTACTAGCTAGCCTTCTGATCGATCAAGTCTTTGAGTACTAGAGGGTACCCTGCATGTGTCTACGGGACTCAAAAAGCTATTGATCATCAAAAATGGATTGGTGCAGCCGTGCAGCATATGCATGTACCATGTTACAAAGTCTTTCATTTCATCGAAGGGGACCCTCCTCAATGCATTGGCTCCATCACTTGGCATCATGGCATATCGAACTCCTACTACCATAATGTTAGGCTTTCCTCGGACACAGTTGCATTCACTATCTTTAGGAATTACAATGCTAGCTGTATTATCCTCTGTCCAACATATAAAGAAATTATACATTAAAAAAAACAGAACTCAATCTCCcacatgaaattttttttagtaaGATGGTCGAATAATTAGATGACAATTGTCCAATTAGTTCTCGCCCTATATGCAACTTAATCTTTGCATTGTGGGAGAAAACTAAAACAATGATTAGGGTAATCTTAAGATGAACAATTTCGATGTTCTCTCTAATCACATGTCTAAAAGCAGAGGAATAGAAACCTAGATGAGGCATATGGGCCATGGAGAACTGGGCCACATGGACCAACACTGGAGCCCAATTTCCTTTACCGTAAGCTTAAAAGGCCGTCATGTCGCTTTTCATATTACTTGTGGGTCACCAAGGATTTTCTTGCGAGCCATACATTGGATTAGACTATCGGCTTATACAATATTTTGGTGGGTCAATTATATTTCATGACCTAAGAGAAAAACTCAAATCTCAACTACATGAATCAAACGAGGAGGCTTTTTTTGAGTTAAGGACTTAACTATAACTACTTTCGAAAAATTactctaaacaaaaaaaattaagagtTAAATTCATCATCAATCCCTCAACTCTTTGCATCGGTTAGCTTGATGCCTAGACTCATAAATCTACCAATATGATACCTAAAGTCTTATATCACTATCAACGACATACTTCCATTAAATTTTCATGACGGCTCTGTTAAAAacctgacgtggcaagcacgtggggaaaaaaaaaagatgacaaAGGACCAATAACCCTCAACTTCTCCCAACaacttatttattt encodes the following:
- the LOC133745304 gene encoding UDP-arabinopyranose mutase 1-like — translated: MAVVADLKDELDIVIPTIRNLDFLEQWRPFFQPYHLIIVQDGDPSNAIRVPNGFDYELYNRDHVNKVLGPKASCISFKDSACRCFGFLVSKKKYIFTIDDDCFVAKDPSGKEINALAQHIRNLLKPSTPLFFNTLYDPFAEGADFVRGYPFSLREGVPTAISHGLWLNIPDYDAPTQLVKPRERNTRYVDAVMTIPKGTLFPMCGMNLAFDRELIGPAMYFGLMGDGQPIGRYDDMWAGWCAKVICDHLGLGVKTGLPYIWHSKASNPFVNLKKEYKGIYWQEDMIPFFQSIILPKECKTVQQCYIVLAKSVKEKLGPVDPYFQKLGDAMVTWIEAWNELNPPPQTAAPAHPNGVKKN
- the LOC133745307 gene encoding probable WRKY transcription factor 43 encodes the protein MEHNQIRFFGFSPSLASPNFSSSTASNIPQLFPHVHSSNAVPMDKCGTSYSSVNKLKSIRKDCGDKETKKHKIAFQTRSQVDVLDDGYRWRKYGQKTVKNSNFPRSYYKCTHQGCNVKKQVQRLSKDEEIVVTTYEGIHIHPTENSDETFEHILSHMRKTVKDGIK
- the LOC133745306 gene encoding uncharacterized protein LOC133745306; the protein is MESLKANDPSVKSPQVEKLQEQFMNLQQEWKSYKQSYPKTKRRSYSSSSSTMAKTRSRHLMSSLQHRMFPSEGDNWNVRTNDFAVEEIRRDRRAAIESGKLKGRRLFEDEHEETEIGYGGEESEWGSWDDWDQESEVRSLPLCGSGGEEVESGKSKEIKVCFQDSISSLTFSPCGEKMKEEEKLVTVEEKEVVENEGGNWVRCIVVIMHVLAIAALIFAICSIMGLYGYGNEHYELILVPT